Proteins from a single region of Catellicoccus marimammalium M35/04/3:
- a CDS encoding N-acetylmuramoyl-L-alanine amidase, whose translation MQLKKKIKKKSFFIFLFHLGIILLCGLSIFLCQKQESATVENLAWTIYEKPNLHSSRITQIPYGKKIKILKKLDYWYQISYQGKEGWVPSWIADTKEKPNTKEKTAYTMKKVALKENDYETSPTLTSLSKGEKVEILKEKWNWSFVKVKDDYGWIPSSNLSELKYNTNPVQTEEQKNKVNPRILYVRQQDTKLRTKPSTKSESKQTLRAGAKVTVLKNKTDQWYYVQTASGEKGYIASWLLTTENLSHDNKRKNNLKGAVIVIDPGHGGQDAGSVSQDNRYEKDATLATSKCLEKELKKQGAKVIMTRNDDEYVSLEERTDISNKNEADAFICIHFDSTASSNVASGTTTYYYHENSKGLANKINQQIKKLPLPNRGVQFGDYQVTRENNEPAVLLELGYMSTKKDEKYIFSKEYQQDVANAVTKGLLNYFSNQ comes from the coding sequence TTGCAACTGAAAAAGAAAATAAAGAAAAAATCTTTTTTTATTTTTCTGTTTCATCTAGGAATCATCTTACTTTGCGGTCTATCTATTTTTCTATGTCAAAAGCAAGAATCTGCGACAGTAGAAAATTTAGCTTGGACGATTTATGAAAAACCAAATCTCCATAGTTCTCGTATTACACAAATTCCTTATGGAAAAAAAATTAAAATTTTGAAAAAATTAGATTACTGGTATCAAATCTCCTATCAAGGAAAAGAAGGCTGGGTACCAAGTTGGATTGCAGATACAAAAGAAAAACCAAATACAAAAGAAAAAACTGCCTACACGATGAAAAAGGTAGCGTTAAAAGAAAATGATTATGAAACAAGTCCAACGCTGACCTCCTTAAGCAAAGGAGAAAAAGTCGAAATTTTAAAAGAAAAATGGAATTGGTCTTTTGTTAAAGTAAAAGATGATTATGGTTGGATTCCAAGTAGTAACCTAAGTGAATTGAAATACAACACCAATCCTGTACAAACAGAAGAACAAAAAAATAAAGTAAATCCTCGTATCCTTTATGTTCGTCAACAAGATACAAAATTACGAACAAAACCAAGTACTAAGAGCGAATCTAAACAAACGCTACGTGCTGGTGCCAAAGTAACCGTGTTAAAAAACAAAACCGATCAATGGTACTATGTACAGACAGCTAGTGGAGAAAAAGGATATATCGCAAGTTGGCTATTAACTACAGAAAACTTAAGTCATGATAATAAGCGAAAAAATAACCTCAAAGGAGCAGTCATTGTCATTGACCCTGGACATGGTGGACAAGATGCAGGATCTGTTTCTCAAGATAATCGCTATGAAAAAGATGCTACTTTAGCGACAAGTAAATGCTTAGAAAAAGAATTGAAGAAACAAGGAGCTAAAGTCATCATGACTAGAAACGATGATGAATATGTTAGCTTAGAAGAACGAACAGATATTTCTAATAAAAATGAAGCAGATGCTTTTATCTGTATTCACTTTGACTCTACAGCCTCTTCTAATGTAGCCAGTGGGACTACAACCTATTACTATCATGAAAATAGTAAAGGATTAGCGAATAAGATTAATCAACAAATTAAAAAATTACCATTACCAAATCGTGGAGTTCAATTTGGAGATTATCAAGTAACTCGTGAAAATAATGAACCTGCTGTATTACTAGAACTAGGCTATATGAGTACAAAAAAAGATGAAAAATATATTTTCTCTAAAGAATATCAACAAGACGTAGCCAATGCAGTCACAAAAGGATTACTAAACTATTTTTCAAACCAATAA
- the hisS gene encoding histidine--tRNA ligase: MALQKPKGTQDILPGKVEAWQYVEQVARDLFADYAVKEVRTPIFEHYEVVCRVGDSTDIVQKEMYDFYDKGDRHITLRPEGTSPVVRAYVEHKLFGNDFLKPYKTYYIGPMFRYERPQAGRLRQFHQIGVEMFGSENPATDVEGISMALEYFSRLGIKDLKLVINTLGDKDSRLRYREALIAYLEPLQDKMSEDSKRRLYQNPLRVLDSKEPEDKEIVANAPSILDYLNEESAAHFAEVKAMLEELNIDYIIDTNMVRGLDYYNHTIFEIMSDSKAFDGKLTTVCAGGRYNGLVEELGGPEVPSFGFASGVERILLTLEAENIELPIDDSLDVYIVGIGQEVNVETLKLALALRHQGYKVERDYLNRKPKAQFKTANKMNARFVLTLGLDELEKQEINLKNMNTGEQKTVPLASIYEDFNALYMEMMEEA; the protein is encoded by the coding sequence ATGGCTTTACAAAAACCAAAAGGAACCCAAGATATTTTGCCAGGAAAAGTGGAAGCTTGGCAATACGTAGAGCAAGTAGCTCGTGACTTATTTGCAGATTATGCAGTAAAAGAAGTAAGAACTCCTATTTTTGAACATTATGAAGTGGTTTGCCGTGTAGGAGATTCTACAGATATCGTACAAAAAGAAATGTATGATTTTTATGATAAAGGAGATCGCCATATTACTCTTCGCCCAGAAGGAACTTCTCCTGTTGTTCGTGCTTATGTTGAACATAAATTATTTGGGAATGACTTTTTAAAACCATATAAAACGTATTACATTGGACCAATGTTCCGTTATGAACGCCCACAAGCAGGACGTCTACGTCAATTCCATCAAATTGGAGTCGAAATGTTTGGTTCAGAAAATCCAGCTACCGATGTAGAGGGAATTAGCATGGCATTAGAATATTTCTCTCGTTTGGGAATTAAAGATTTGAAATTGGTTATTAATACTTTAGGAGATAAAGATAGTCGTTTACGCTACCGTGAAGCATTAATTGCTTATTTAGAACCTTTACAAGATAAAATGAGTGAAGATTCAAAACGTCGTCTTTATCAAAATCCTTTACGTGTCTTAGATAGTAAAGAACCAGAAGATAAAGAAATTGTAGCGAACGCACCTTCTATTTTGGATTATCTAAATGAAGAAAGTGCAGCTCACTTTGCAGAAGTAAAAGCGATGTTAGAAGAATTAAATATTGACTATATTATCGACACGAATATGGTACGTGGGTTAGACTACTACAATCATACTATTTTTGAAATTATGAGTGATAGTAAAGCTTTTGATGGAAAATTAACTACAGTTTGTGCAGGGGGTCGCTATAATGGATTAGTGGAAGAATTAGGTGGACCGGAAGTACCAAGCTTTGGTTTTGCTTCAGGAGTTGAACGTATACTATTGACATTAGAAGCAGAAAATATCGAATTACCGATTGATGATTCATTAGATGTCTATATTGTTGGAATTGGTCAAGAAGTAAACGTAGAAACATTAAAATTAGCGCTTGCTTTACGTCACCAAGGATACAAGGTAGAACGCGATTATTTAAATCGTAAACCAAAAGCACAGTTTAAAACAGCAAACAAAATGAATGCTCGTTTTGTATTGACCCTAGGATTAGATGAATTAGAAAAACAAGAAATTAACTTGAAAAATATGAATACTGGGGAACAAAAAACAGTGCCATTAGCTTCAATTTATGAAGATTTTAACGCATTGTATATGGAAATGATGGAGGAAGCATAA
- the aspS gene encoding aspartate--tRNA ligase, whose product MIRTAYCGEITERYVGEEVTVQGWVQKRRDLGGLIFIDLRDREGIVQIVFDPKRNEEQWEIANECRGEYVLEIRGTVQKREKENPELKTGAVEIIASEIHILNRAKTTPIEITEETKVNDELRLKYRYLDLRRKPMYENLALRSKLTHSIREYMDQQGFIDIETPYMTKSTPEGARDYLVPSRVHEGHFYALPQSPQITKQLLMAAGFDRYYQIVRCFRDEDLRGDRQPEFTQVDLETSFLSAEQIQTLVEGMIQKAMRDVKGIEVTLPFPRMSYHEAMSRYGSDKPDTRFGMELIALNDVLKDIDFKVFADAIHNGGEVKAICAPQAANRYSRKDLDKIAEHLKQFGAKGLAWLKVDAEGVKGPVAKFFNEELQTSLLEATGAKEGDLLLFVADKKDVVAASLGALRLQLGEELGLIDHDAFNFLWIVDWPLLEFDEEANRYVAMHHPFTMPKAEDVELLASAPEKVHADAYDIVLNGYELGGGSLRIYQREVQEQMFTALGFTKEEAEEQFGFLLEAMDYGFPPHGGLAIGLDRFAMLLAGEDNIREVIAFPKNSKAMDVMTQAPSLVSPQQLEELALEVQTKEG is encoded by the coding sequence ATGATTCGAACAGCATATTGTGGAGAAATTACAGAAAGATATGTAGGAGAAGAAGTAACCGTTCAAGGTTGGGTCCAAAAACGACGTGACCTAGGTGGATTAATCTTTATTGATTTACGTGACCGCGAAGGAATTGTACAAATTGTTTTTGATCCAAAACGAAATGAAGAGCAATGGGAAATTGCCAATGAATGTCGTGGGGAATATGTATTAGAAATTCGTGGTACAGTCCAAAAACGTGAAAAAGAAAATCCGGAATTAAAAACAGGAGCAGTAGAAATTATTGCTTCAGAAATTCATATTTTAAATCGTGCAAAAACTACACCGATTGAAATTACAGAAGAAACAAAAGTTAATGATGAATTACGTTTGAAATATCGTTATTTAGATTTACGTCGCAAACCAATGTATGAGAATTTAGCTTTACGTTCTAAATTAACTCATAGCATTCGTGAATATATGGATCAACAAGGATTTATCGACATTGAAACTCCATATATGACAAAATCAACACCAGAAGGAGCGCGTGACTATTTAGTACCTTCTCGTGTTCATGAAGGACATTTCTATGCTTTACCACAAAGTCCGCAAATTACAAAACAATTATTAATGGCTGCTGGATTTGACCGTTATTACCAAATCGTACGTTGCTTCCGTGACGAAGATTTACGTGGAGACCGTCAACCAGAATTTACGCAAGTAGACTTAGAAACTTCTTTCTTAAGTGCAGAACAAATCCAAACTTTAGTAGAAGGCATGATTCAAAAAGCAATGCGTGATGTGAAAGGTATCGAAGTGACTTTACCATTCCCACGTATGAGCTATCATGAAGCGATGAGTCGTTATGGTAGTGATAAACCAGATACTCGCTTTGGTATGGAATTAATTGCTTTAAATGATGTTTTAAAAGATATCGACTTCAAAGTATTTGCAGATGCTATTCATAATGGAGGAGAAGTAAAAGCTATTTGTGCTCCACAAGCAGCTAATCGTTATTCTCGCAAAGACTTAGATAAAATTGCAGAACACTTAAAACAATTTGGTGCTAAAGGATTAGCTTGGTTGAAAGTCGATGCTGAAGGTGTGAAAGGTCCTGTAGCGAAATTCTTTAATGAAGAATTACAAACTTCTTTATTAGAAGCAACAGGAGCAAAAGAAGGCGACTTATTATTATTTGTGGCAGATAAAAAAGATGTGGTTGCCGCAAGTCTAGGAGCACTTCGTTTACAATTAGGAGAAGAATTAGGATTAATCGATCATGATGCCTTTAATTTCTTATGGATTGTAGATTGGCCATTACTAGAATTTGATGAAGAAGCAAACCGTTATGTAGCAATGCACCATCCATTTACGATGCCAAAAGCAGAAGATGTAGAATTATTAGCTTCTGCTCCAGAAAAAGTTCATGCAGATGCCTATGATATCGTTTTAAATGGATATGAATTAGGTGGTGGTTCTTTACGTATTTATCAACGTGAAGTTCAAGAACAAATGTTTACTGCTTTAGGCTTTACAAAAGAAGAAGCAGAAGAACAATTCGGTTTCTTACTAGAAGCAATGGATTATGGCTTCCCTCCACATGGTGGATTAGCGATTGGATTAGACCGCTTTGCGATGTTATTAGCAGGAGAAGATAATATTCGTGAAGTGATTGCTTTCCCTAAAAATAGTAAAGCGATGGATGTAATGACACAAGCTCCAAGTTTAGTGTCTCCACAACAATTAGAAGAATTAGCGTTAGAAGTTCAAACTAAAGAAGGATAA